From one Paramormyrops kingsleyae isolate MSU_618 chromosome 1, PKINGS_0.4, whole genome shotgun sequence genomic stretch:
- the LOC111841600 gene encoding E3 ubiquitin-protein ligase RNF182-like, with protein MMGQMLEDVTDGFGMEELECKICFCVYTLGSRRPKVLDCCHRLCTKCLTKILDMAEGRSITCPFCRYPTTLPEEAVRGIPDDSNLVAALTILRRDRRNLSQNSTAELLLSPRHLGSQVNTPISHSSSNCLVITMMETTQEPASPHRNPLTPNPDYSSPSPESTTTVYQRRSTLDWASIICQTSAKALVWLFGLFYISSLPLGVYLLIMQETMLGILLVSLVPTSLVIFMVYGLCQDLCQRFWDCISS; from the coding sequence ATGATGGGGCAGATGTTGGAGGATGTCACAGACGGCTTCGGCATGGAAGAACTGGAGTGCAAGATCTGCTTTTGCGTCTACACCCTGGGAAGCCGACGGCCTAAGGTGCTGGACTGCTGTCACCGACTGTGCACCAAATGCTTGACTAAGATACTTGATATGGCAGAGGGACGGTCCatcacctgccccttctgccGCTACCCCACCACCTTGCCGGAGGAAGCTGTGAGAGGCATCCCAGATGACAGCAACCTGGTGGCAGCCCTGACCATTCTGAGACGCGATAGACGGAACCTCAGCCAGAACTCCACTGCTGAGCTCCTCCTCAGCCCCAGGCACCTCGGCTCACAGGTTAACACTCCCATTTCGCACAGCTCCTCCAACTGCCTGGTCATCACTATGATGGAGACTACCCAAGAGCCAGCAAGTCCCCATCGCAATCCACTAACCCCTAACCCAGACTATAGCTCTCCCAGTCCCGAGTCTACAACCACTGTCTACCAACGCAGGTCCACGTTAGACTGGGCTTCCATCATCTGCCAAACCTCAGCCAAGGCACTGGTCTGGCTGTTTGGCCTGTTCTACATCAGCTCCCTTCCTCTAGGTGTCTACCTGCTCATAATGCAGGAGACAATGCTGGGGATCCTTTTGGTCAGCTTAGTGCCTACAAGCCTGGTGATCTTCATGGTTTATGGTCTGTGCCAGGACTTGTGTCAGAGGTTCTGGGACTGCATATCATCCTAA